The DNA sequence CTCAATTGGTACAGAGGTTGGGTGACAAATTACCTGGTATTTACATGGTGCAGGTTGATGAGACCGGTGAGCGTAGCTTTCTATACTGGCGAAATGATTCTGCGGCCAAATACTGGCTGGATAATGTAAGTGATGCATTGTTAGAACAATTGTATGCTTACGATGTTGTGTATTTATCGGGGATCAGTGTCGCTATTCTCTCTGAAGGGATGCGCGAGAAACTTTACCATGTTTTAGCTCAGTGCCAAGCTAATGGAGCTAAAGTAATGTTTGATAACAACTTCAGACCAGCACTTTGGCAAAGTAAGCAACAGGCGATTGATGCTTACGCAAAAATTTTAGCTTGTACTCATACAGCGATGCTTACCTTTGATGACGAGCAAGCTATTTATGGTGATGAACACATAGAACAATGTATTGAACGTACCTTAGCGCTAGGTGTCAGTGAGTTGGTGATAAAGCGTGGCAGCAAAGACTGCCTAATTGTCACTGAAGAGGGTGCTATTAGTGTGCCTGCCACCAAGGTAGCCAATGTAGTGGATACTAATGCAGCAGGGGATTCTTTTGCAGCTGGTTATTTGGCGGCTCGTCTGCAAGGTGCTAACGCTAAACAAGCAGCGTTAACCGGCCATAAAATGGCAGGAACCGTTATACAGCATAAAGGTGCCATTATTGATGCTAAGCACATGCCTACCATTCAGCTATTATCTACCGCAGATGCGGTATAACTATTAGGATAGAAAAATGACATTAAATGAACAACTTCAGAAGCTTAAAGTAATTCCTGTTATTGCCATTGATAACGCCGATGATGCAGTACCGCTAGCAAAAGTTTTGGTTGATAACGGTTTACCTTGTGCCGAAATTACGTTTAGAACTCCTGCTGCAGCCCAAGCCATTGCCAATATGCGTGAAGCCTACCCTGATATGTTAATCGGTGCTGGTACGGTGTTAACGAGTGAGCAAGTAGACCAAGCTATTGATGCGGGTGTAGATTTTGTTGTAAGCCCAGGTTTTAACCCGACCACCGTTCTTTACTGCCAACAACGAAATATGCCAATTATTCCAGGTGTAAATAACCCTTCGTTGGTTGAGCAAGCGATGGAAATGGGCTTAGATACCTTGAAGTTTTTCCCTGCTGAGCCTTCTGGCGGCGTAGGCATGTTGAAAGCATTGACTGCGGTTTATCCTGTTAAGTTCATGCCTACGGGCGGAGTATCAGTAAAAAACATTAACGACTACTTAAGCATTAATGCAGTTCTTGCTTGCGGTGGTACGTGGATGGTACCGGCCAATTTAATTAAAGAACAAAACTGGGATGCCATTGCGGAGTTGGTTAAAGCTATCGACTTAAGTTAACAACGCTAATTCTTCGTTTTCAGAAGCTCTAAAGGTTAGCCCTTTAGAGCTTTTTCATATCTGCCGTTTGAGCTTCATGTACCCACACATTGTTTGGCTAGGTGTGGTGATTATTAAGCTGACATTATGTTAACAATGTCAAAGAATGTTTAAAAATCATCGTTGTGTAATGTCATTTTATTGAGCAAGTTAGCAGTATTTCAACAGTTATCCGATATACAATTGCTGGATATATAATAATACAAATGTGAGGGTGTATGAAGCAATTGGGATTTAAGGCTAGCCTATTAACCGCAATAACCAGTTTGATGATTTTATCGCTTTTAGTAAGTAGTTATTTGTCTTATAGTCTATTAAAACAGCAAATAACACTCGGCTTAACAGATGATATACATCATACAATTGATACTAAGGTGAGTGAGATTCAGGCCTCCTTTAGTAGAACCACTGCTGCGGTAACTGAGCTAGCAGCTTTGTATAAGCAAGGTGAACATAGCAACGACCATGTAAAGATGACTCAATACACTGCAAAATTAGGCGGAGTAGTTAAAGTTATTATAGGTTTTGATGATGGTTCGTCTTTTGTATCTAAAGCTTCTGAGTCATTTCCTGATGGCGTTGGCATTCCGAGTAAATACGATCCTCGTTCAAGACCTTGGTACCAAGCAGGCAAACGTAATGGTGTACTGTCTTTGAGCGATGTTTTTTTCACTCGCTCAGAGGGGATCCCGATGGTGGGCGTAATGCACCCGATTCAAGATGGGATTATCATGGCTGATCTGCGCTTTGACCAATTACAGCAGCAACTAGATTCTTTAAGTGAGATTGAGGGTGCCACTGGCTTTATCATCGACAAGCAGGGCTTGGTACTCGCTTCGAATACCCGTTTTATAAACCAGAAAGACAATATTAAGCAAAGTGAAAATTTGCTCGATGTGTTTTCTGCGGTGGTTGGTAGAGATGAATCGTTTGAGACCGTTGAAATTGAAAGCATTGCCACTTTGATCGCTAGTCAGAAAATACCATTACTTGGCGACAACGAGTGGTATGTGGTTACGGTTGTAGATGAAGCCGTGGCGTTTGCTCCATTAACGGCTGCAACCTATAAGTTAGCGATGATCATCGCTTTAGCAGTGATCGTATCGGTGTTAATTTTGCTGTTTGTCATGAATAAACTCTATCAGCCGATAAATAAACTGAGAGACTTAGTGACTGAGTTAGGCCAAGGTAATGCCGATTTAACACAGCGACTAGAGGTCAATAACGACGACGATATTGGCAAAATAGCGTCGGGCATCAACAACTTTATTTCTCAATTACAAACCATGTTAGTTGATATCAATAATGCCACATTAAAACTGTCTAATGGCGTTAATACACTTCAACAGTATAGTCGTAGTAGTGAGCAAATTTTGGTACAACACTCTAGTGAAACAACACAAATTGTGACTGCCATAGAGGAGTTATCAAACACCGCGGTGATGGTTGCCGAACATACCAGCTCTGCAGCGCAATATACCAGTGATGCCAATCAAACGGGTGAGTTGTCAATTGATACTATCAAATCTACCCAGCAAAAAATTCAAGCGCTGGCAGCACAAATTCATGAAACTTCTAGCAACATTGAGAACATGAACAATGAGACCAGCAGTATTCAAAGTATTGTTGAGGTGATCGGTAGTATTGCAGAACAAACTAACTTATTGGCCTTGAATGCTTCCATTGAAGCGGCCAGAGCGGGCGATCAAGGCCGTGGTTTTGCGGTAGTTGCAGATGAGGTTCGTGCATTGGCAAGCCGCACTCAAACCAGCACTAGTGAGATTGAAACCGCACTTTCAAAACTTAAAAATGAAGCGTCGTTAGTTGTCTCTTCTATTGGTAGCACTGAGCACACTTGTAACGACACGGTAGGAGAGGCGGCTAATACCTCTGATAATTTACAGGAAATGAGCGTTATTGTTACTAAAATCAACGAACTGAATTCACAAGTATCAACCTCAGCTAATGAGCAAAATGTGGTTATTCAAGACATCAACAAAAGCATGCACCAAATCCATGACATGGTTGAAAAACTGAATAATGAAGGGAGCTTACAACGCGTTGAAACTGAAAATATCGCCACAATCAATCGTGATTTAAGCGACATGATCGGAAAATTCAGACTATAAAAAATCACAACTGCCTATGTGTAGTGAATGTTGCTACACATAGGCTTTGTTTATTTCGCGATTAATTATTTAGCGCAAAGCCTATACCTAAGCTTTGGTTGTGTTTGTTGTAGTCAATCAGCGATTCACCGTAACCATTGAAATATTTTAAGTATAAGGCCAGTTCTTTGGTGATTGGGTAGGCCCACCTCACGTCAATAGCACCTTTATTATCTGTTTTTAGATTGTTGCGAGCCATCAAGCTTAAGCGATGATTGTCGTTTATTTGCCAATTTGCGGTTAATTCTCCGTAGCCATAATAATCTTCAATATTAGGGTTGTCGTCTTCGCTGGCATCTTCTTTTAGTCGGTACCAAGGTTTAATGCCAATAGTGACCGGCTTGGCATCAAAGCTAAGTTCGGTATAGATACGATTCCAAGAGCGCGAACGTATCTGAGTTTGACCATTTGACTCATGTACGAATCCAAACCTTACCCATTCTGGAAGCCACACGGAACTGTCCTGCTGCTGTTGCTGGGCATTCCACTGGTAAAACAATTCTGGTTCGTAGTTGGTTTCTCTAATGGCATCTCCATCGCGGCCATAAGGTTGCCAGAATGTTTGCTGGCTATAAGCGAAGCTTAGATTGTCACTGCTGGTAAATAGGGTAAAAGGAAACGTGAGTCGAAAACTCAACTGAAACTCAAGCTCAACTTTCTCGGGCGTGTCACCTGTAAGCCCTCCGGCTAGATCTGGCGCTGCAGGTGAAGGGTTGTACTTTACGGGAAGTATATAATTGTCTCTAAATATGCTCATGCCGGCAAAGGTCCATTTGCTGCTTTGCGATGCCATTTCTCGCCTGTCGCCGATTCGATTTAAGGATACCCCTAAACCAAAAGATTGATTATGAATATTGTAATCAATCATTGATTCGCCATAACCGTTGAAGTACTTAGCATACAGCGAAATAGTTGGAGACATACAGTAGGAGAAGCGCAGATCAATCGCCCCTTTGTTATCAGACTTGAGGTTGTTGCGCCCCATCGCTTTAATCGCGTGGTTGCACTGGTCGTCGCCAAACAGATAAGCGACAGACACCTCTCCATAGCCATAATAGTCAGTGAATGATTCGCCAGCGTTGATTTCTGGACCAACGGGTAGCCAAGGTTTCACGCGAAAAAGCCAACTATCATAGTTGGCATCTAACTGTGCGTAAATTCTGTCCCATGAGCGGTCGAATTCATCATATGAGCCGTTAGCTTTGTGGCTATAACCAATGCTAACAGCACGGAAGTGTAATTTATTTTGGCTTATCGCGAACTCTGAAGGGCGCCATGTATAAATAAGCTCGGGTTCGTAGTTGGTATCTCGGAAAGGAGAAGAGAATGGCTTGTTGTAGACTTGCCAAAAGCTTTGTTGGGTATAAGCAAAGCTTAAATAATCACGATTAGCTAACATGCCCTCGGCGACAATCAATTTACCACTAATTTGAAATTCTGCTTCAAGATTATCTAGTCGTTGACCGTCACTGCCATCTTTCGTAGCAAAAACGCTTGAATACTCACTTAAAGAAGGAGGGTTAGGGTTGTATTTCGCCAGCAGAATATAGGTGTCGTGATGAGCTACCAGTCTGGGTCCCGCGGCTTCAACAGAGAGAGCCAAAGTGGAACCAAACACAGCCAGTGCTAAATAGCATTTTTTCATATCGTCCCTAAATACTTAATAAGCCTTACATGGCGTTTACTCAACGAAATGTTTTTTGCATCGCGCGTTTGTTTTATTTTATGTTAGCGATATATAACCAAATAAGCGAGAAAACCTAAGCTTATAAAGTTTATCGCTCATCTTGCTAAGACCACAAGTCATAGAGAGTAAAAAGAGCGTATCATGAAGGAGGGTTAATTCTTAGCGTTGACTAACCCTTATATTTAGCGCTTATCAAACAACTCACGTTTTAAGGACATAATGGCAAAAATCTATTTTATCTGTGGATTTATTGGATCAGGCAAAACCACTTACGCTAAAAAACTAGCGAAACAACAACCGGCTTTTCGCTTTACCATCGATGAGTGGATGATCCCCCTTTATGGTGAACATATGGAACGCGAAGTGTTTGACGCGCGTTTTGACACTCTCACTGCGTTGTTCAAAGCGTCGGCCGAAGAACTACTCGGTTTAGGGACCTCGGTAATTTTTGACTTTGGGTTGTGGGGCGAGGCTGAAAGGCGGGCGATGTCTTGCTGGGCTAAGTCAATTAATGTGGAGTATGAGATGATTTATCTTGATGTAAGTTATCAGGCGTGTTGTGAAAGAGCCTACTCCCGCAACTTAAAAAGGGGCGACCAAGCCTACGAAATGACCCCTGAAATGATGGCCATGTTTTGGGATAAATTTGAAAAACCCTCTGCCAATGAGAAAATAACTTGGCTTGAACTATAAGCCGTAAGCTTCGGGACATAAGCGACATTCATGTCGTTTTACAAAGCAGCGATACAGACATTTAGCTTTAATGTTACAGATGTTGTAATTTAGTTGTATTGCTGCTGATTAGAAAACGACTTTGATGCTTAAACAACCTAACGACACCGCCCAAGCAAGTGATTTTAAGGTGCACGCTAATCTAAGTGGCGTCGCGCTTCAGTCAGTTGAGCCTAGCTCTCCGTTTAGTAACCCTATTTTTCTTATCGCTTTAGAAGAGCAGAGGTGTGTAGGTGAAAATAGCGGATGGGTTGCCAATCATATTGAGTTACCCGATCATCAGATTGTTATTCCCAGCTATTTGAAGCACCACAGTTATGGAGAGTATGTGTTTGATTGGGCCTGGGCAGATGCCTATCAGCGGCATGGACTAGAGTATTATCCCAAGTTGGTGACGATGCAGCCGTTCACCCCTATCACCAATGCTAAGCACTTTGGTCCAACTTTAAACAGTAAAGCCATAAAAGCTTGGGCTGACAGTGTGTTTGCTATCTGTGAGCAACAGCAACTCAGCTCTTGGCATTGTAATTTCATTCACCAACAACTGGCGAATGAGTTGGCAGAGTCAGGTTGTATGATTCGCCATGGTGTGCAGTTTGAATGGTACAACAAGGGGTATCAACATTTTGACCAGTTTGTTGCAACCTTTACCTCTCGCAAACGAAAAAACACCAATAAAGAGCGACGTATAGCTCAGGCTAGTGTTGACCAAATACACTG is a window from the Agarivorans sp. TSD2052 genome containing:
- the kdgK gene encoding 2-dehydro-3-deoxygluconokinase translates to MTELKVAFIGECMVELQQQQQGLRQSFGGDTLNTAVYFSRLVNSATVSYVTALGTDQLSDQMLAIWHQEQIDTQLVQRLGDKLPGIYMVQVDETGERSFLYWRNDSAAKYWLDNVSDALLEQLYAYDVVYLSGISVAILSEGMREKLYHVLAQCQANGAKVMFDNNFRPALWQSKQQAIDAYAKILACTHTAMLTFDDEQAIYGDEHIEQCIERTLALGVSELVIKRGSKDCLIVTEEGAISVPATKVANVVDTNAAGDSFAAGYLAARLQGANAKQAALTGHKMAGTVIQHKGAIIDAKHMPTIQLLSTADAV
- a CDS encoding bifunctional 4-hydroxy-2-oxoglutarate aldolase/2-dehydro-3-deoxy-phosphogluconate aldolase, with the protein product MTLNEQLQKLKVIPVIAIDNADDAVPLAKVLVDNGLPCAEITFRTPAAAQAIANMREAYPDMLIGAGTVLTSEQVDQAIDAGVDFVVSPGFNPTTVLYCQQRNMPIIPGVNNPSLVEQAMEMGLDTLKFFPAEPSGGVGMLKALTAVYPVKFMPTGGVSVKNINDYLSINAVLACGGTWMVPANLIKEQNWDAIAELVKAIDLS
- a CDS encoding methyl-accepting chemotaxis protein, which gives rise to MKQLGFKASLLTAITSLMILSLLVSSYLSYSLLKQQITLGLTDDIHHTIDTKVSEIQASFSRTTAAVTELAALYKQGEHSNDHVKMTQYTAKLGGVVKVIIGFDDGSSFVSKASESFPDGVGIPSKYDPRSRPWYQAGKRNGVLSLSDVFFTRSEGIPMVGVMHPIQDGIIMADLRFDQLQQQLDSLSEIEGATGFIIDKQGLVLASNTRFINQKDNIKQSENLLDVFSAVVGRDESFETVEIESIATLIASQKIPLLGDNEWYVVTVVDEAVAFAPLTAATYKLAMIIALAVIVSVLILLFVMNKLYQPINKLRDLVTELGQGNADLTQRLEVNNDDDIGKIASGINNFISQLQTMLVDINNATLKLSNGVNTLQQYSRSSEQILVQHSSETTQIVTAIEELSNTAVMVAEHTSSAAQYTSDANQTGELSIDTIKSTQQKIQALAAQIHETSSNIENMNNETSSIQSIVEVIGSIAEQTNLLALNASIEAARAGDQGRGFAVVADEVRALASRTQTSTSEIETALSKLKNEASLVVSSIGSTEHTCNDTVGEAANTSDNLQEMSVIVTKINELNSQVSTSANEQNVVIQDINKSMHQIHDMVEKLNNEGSLQRVETENIATINRDLSDMIGKFRL
- a CDS encoding phospholipase A, whose amino-acid sequence is MKKCYLALAVFGSTLALSVEAAGPRLVAHHDTYILLAKYNPNPPSLSEYSSVFATKDGSDGQRLDNLEAEFQISGKLIVAEGMLANRDYLSFAYTQQSFWQVYNKPFSSPFRDTNYEPELIYTWRPSEFAISQNKLHFRAVSIGYSHKANGSYDEFDRSWDRIYAQLDANYDSWLFRVKPWLPVGPEINAGESFTDYYGYGEVSVAYLFGDDQCNHAIKAMGRNNLKSDNKGAIDLRFSYCMSPTISLYAKYFNGYGESMIDYNIHNQSFGLGVSLNRIGDRREMASQSSKWTFAGMSIFRDNYILPVKYNPSPAAPDLAGGLTGDTPEKVELEFQLSFRLTFPFTLFTSSDNLSFAYSQQTFWQPYGRDGDAIRETNYEPELFYQWNAQQQQQDSSVWLPEWVRFGFVHESNGQTQIRSRSWNRIYTELSFDAKPVTIGIKPWYRLKEDASEDDNPNIEDYYGYGELTANWQINDNHRLSLMARNNLKTDNKGAIDVRWAYPITKELALYLKYFNGYGESLIDYNKHNQSLGIGFALNN
- a CDS encoding AAA family ATPase translates to MAKIYFICGFIGSGKTTYAKKLAKQQPAFRFTIDEWMIPLYGEHMEREVFDARFDTLTALFKASAEELLGLGTSVIFDFGLWGEAERRAMSCWAKSINVEYEMIYLDVSYQACCERAYSRNLKRGDQAYEMTPEMMAMFWDKFEKPSANEKITWLEL
- a CDS encoding GNAT family N-acetyltransferase; protein product: MLKQPNDTAQASDFKVHANLSGVALQSVEPSSPFSNPIFLIALEEQRCVGENSGWVANHIELPDHQIVIPSYLKHHSYGEYVFDWAWADAYQRHGLEYYPKLVTMQPFTPITNAKHFGPTLNSKAIKAWADSVFAICEQQQLSSWHCNFIHQQLANELAESGCMIRHGVQFEWYNKGYQHFDQFVATFTSRKRKNTNKERRIAQASVDQIHWKIGADICQTSLEAFYLCYQSTYLKRGQQGYLSFEFFDQLSKRMGDSMLLVTAEKNQKTIASALFFFDKDNLYGRYWGCIQDIDMLHFELCFYQGIEFAISRQIKRFNPGTQGEHKLYRGFEPTTTYSAHYIKQPDFAAAINNFCQQEKQQIFQYKQQCLQLLPFKSVSS